The Lycium barbarum isolate Lr01 chromosome 12, ASM1917538v2, whole genome shotgun sequence genome includes a region encoding these proteins:
- the LOC132622301 gene encoding extensin-like, with protein sequence MNLTSMAVISVKALVLLSVLVVSSFSQLTHGDQVFESLSDATLQRFKIGVPKFKPKHKPNKPPRSPPPSPPSKQQPPPVKSPPPPPPPPLNKPPPPSSPPPPSPPQLSPPPDSQQPPPPPDDEQPPPPPNDAQPSPPPDDEQPPAPPESQSPAQPPNADEPFHTTPSPSPAAQLPVMGPTSPDMLNSHFIYWENSKLDVDLQS encoded by the coding sequence ATGAATTTAACAAGTATGGCAGTTATATCAGTGAAGGCCCTAGTACTACTTTCAGTTTTAGTAGTCAGCTCATTCTCACAGCTCACTCATGGAGATCAAGTCTTTGAAAGTTTGTCTGATGCAACGCTTCAGCGTTTTAAGATAGGAGTACCTAAATTTAAGCCTAAACATAAACCTAATAAACCTCCTCGTAGTCCTCCCCCTAGTCCTCCGTCTAAGCAGCAACCACCGCCAGTTAAGTCGCCGccgccaccaccaccaccaccacttaaTAAGCCTCCACCACCGTCATCGCCACCGCCGCCATCTCCCCCACAACTATCACCACCACCAGATTCTCAGCAACCACCTCCGCCCCCAGATGATGAGCAACCACCTCCACCACCAAATGATGCGCAACCATCTCCTCCACCAGATGATGAGCAACCACCTGCTCCGCCAGAGTCTCAGTCACCGGCACAACCACCAAATGCTGACGAGCCATTTCATACGACACCATCTCCATCACCTGCCGCTCAGCTACCAGTTATGGGGCCGACATCACCAGATATGCTGAACAGCCATTTTATATATTGGGAAAATAGTAAATTGGATGTGGATCTTCAATCTTAA